CCCAGGGATTCGGGTGCGGCTGGGAAATACGGGTCCGAGAACAGGGTCCCCGCGCCGAGGCTCTGTCTCCTGAGCGCCTCGTAGTCCTGGTTCAGGTATTTGCTGGCATTGGCGTTAGTCCCGAAGCCCGCAGCCTGCGCTCTCTTCTTGGCCAGGGTTGAGGCGActcctgacattttttttttccgcttcCGAGGAGCCCAAACGATATCAGAGAAATGTCAAAACGTCTCGATCCTTCAACTTAGTTCACCGCGACTCTCCGCCCCAAACTTTCCAGGCGTGGCCGGGCTGTCATGAGCGCGTTATTGCGCGTTTTTACGCGCTCAGTAAAGATAAGGAAGAAGTGCGTAAACATAAACACACCGACAGCGTCTGCGAAACGACAGATCTGACTGATAACGGGTCACTGATGCTGCATGTGGTAGACTATTAAGATATTAACGGctacttttgttttaaagaacgTCGGGCtgtttattgtttacataaatatagaGCAAGTTCATAATGGCATGTGGAGAAACAGTGATGCCAGTTtgatattacattaataatggGTTTTGGTGCGCAAATATCCTAGGCTACTTGTGCGCGCGTAATATTTCAGACATGTTCGTTCATTCTGATATTTTCTTCTTAGCGGTATAAAGTTGTAAAAATATGATTAGCTTCACAGCAGTACCATCTGCCGGATATTTAAAATCGGTCGGGTATGGAAACGCCCATTTGTTTTGATTGATGTGTTAACCAGATTATGCAGCATACTATAAACCTATATCTCTAAACCTATAGCTCTTTACGTGAGCactgaattacattttctttttcaaaataatggcacAACTGAATAGAACATGCAAAGAAAATCtggatcttttttattttatttttatttattttcttgttttcgCCCCCGACAACAACGTTGCTATTTATtctagcaatttttttttattaaaataaaataaatatcctaTAAATTGAACTATTACTGctaattattgtcattttaaaaagcatgggTTATCTAAATATGcgattaatgacattttattataatactgttattataatttatttacttcctttttttatttccctcATTAAAGTGCGAAAGACCATAAGGATTGGAGGAGAGGCCTACAAGCACCCTGTAAAACTGGTGATAATCTGGGGATTAAtcttgaattaaaaattaaatgtccaGAATTAAAAcgatttaaagaaattaaatggtAAAACGAATTGATTCAACATGACCACAGCTTAATAAAACACAGGAATACATTAGAATTACAATATTTAACGATATTAAACCAGTGAAACGAATACTAAGTGGgttgattttaattaaagttataaAGTAATTAATACTATACGGCCACcgtaaaataacaaaactacagtaacaattaaaactaaatctaaaatgctttaaaatatttaatgcattatctaATTGTTATATAGGCAAACTGTTAGCAATTAACTTAATACATTAGTTAAGTATCAAAATAGGCTAATTCACCCTTATAggctgcatatttatttatttttttaaagcaatgagACTTTAGATTCCTGCACTTGCTATACTTTATAGTTCAGTACAGTAAAAGTATTACAAATGAGCTTTAATAGTCGTTTTATAATCAATAGGGAATGTAAATGGCAGCAGAGCTAATAAGGGATCTTCTGCTGCCATCCACTGGTTATAAAGGTAATTTTAATGTCGTTTTCATCTTAAAAGTTTTGCCATATAAATGATCTTGTTAAATAACACGGAAATGTATGTCAATTATTCTTTACTGTGTTGCAGTTTTCTGTTGTTGCCGTTTTCTCGTTCAATTTTTGGCAAGAGGAGAGGTTTCTGTGAGGGCCTCGAGAATCGAACTATATAAACCGCAGCATTAAATGAGCTTTTGTGCAACGTCTTGTGCAGCATTGGGGAACATGTGGCGGACCATTTTCTTCTGGACGCTGTCCTTTGCCAAGTCCAAGAAGAAGAGGTGCGTCCGGTCATGTCACATCAGCAGGAAGCTAATATTCTGTATTTTCACATCtacatgggaaaaaaataaagtctaTGAAACCAAGCatagtgtttgttgttttttccctgCTGTGCAAACCAAACTGAGACATCGGTGTATCGTGCCACCCCTAGTacatagtttaaaaataaagagagagagagaaaatttcATGTTGAGCAGGTTATTTTGATAGCCTGTGATTGATATAAAGCTGCTCttaacttaataaatatttcctaataatttactcaaccccATGTCATCCAAcatgttcatatttttctttcttcatttgtCAAAGAAGTCAAGGTTTTTCTCCAAATTGCAAATTGCGCACCTAGTTCTATTTTATAAAGATTTGAGTTCAGCGCATTTTCGCTGCCTCTCTTGTCTATGTTTTTGCACGGCTTATCCCGTTCACATCTACTTCTGGTACTGTTTTCATCTGATTATCTCGTTGGCACTGTATTTGTCTATCGCTTTTTCCAACTAGGGTCTGCCTCACGCACGGCTGTTGCACGAATGCTGTCATGTTTTATCCTGCATACGATTCTATCCCTGATAAGTCAATCACTCAAATCGCTGAATTCAGTCTTTCGCCTTgtttcatatatttcatatatttacatatttttttaatttaaaagcaggATGCATTACAAACCAGGCACGATAAGATATAATCATTTTTCCGAGCAACCTTTTTCACTGCTTTACAATAGAAAACCTACAGCTGGAATCAAagtaaatggaaatgttttacagtcatttatCCTATAAGATCTTGTAAACAGGTTTGTCCTTGTTCCCCActactttttcatttactttttgagCCTTTATAAGTCaatacaaaatgttgaaatatatatgATTGGAGGAGaatttaaattatgattatatattttcagaagaTGTCTTAGTTCATCCAGGCCAAGTTCTGATTTGTCACCCACTGTTCAAtttctttatattaatttagtatACATTTACTTTACTCACTTGATATATTGAAAATGATCAACATTTTAAGCTCATTGTTCAGCTGTATTCACTATTTAAGTTGTACCTTCTCTTTGTCTAGTCATAGTCGTGCTACTCTGGCCTGTGTTACtttggatttgttttattattaaatatcacatttgtcATCTGCCTGTTTCCTGCCTGTCTACACAATCTGACAATACTGGAGTTCCTAAAAGCTAGTAGTTTCTAAATTTCAATCAAACATATCTAGATAGAACCTTTTAGTGTATTTTGTCCCAGTAAAGTTTTGAATCATTAAAGATGAATATACCCCCATGAGTCTTTTATGCCTTTTCCAAACATACATATAGACCTTTTTCTTTGCTTCTCCACAGAGGGCGCCATAGCGGAGAGTGACTTCCTGTAGAATGCTCCGTTTGCTGCAACAGTAATGATAATAAGGATTATTTATAAGGAATTCCTTTAAAGTACTTGTTTTGTGTGCAATGGGTAACTTTGCGTTCCTTGAAAAAGGTCTATAGAAATAAGCAGCATTTTACAGATTGGGATAACATGGTATAATGATATGGCGAGGAAAACGCAATCTGCATGTGAACCCATGCTTTCCGCTGCCTGATGATAAAGATTTTCTTCTGATGAAAAATATGCCTTCAAATGTTCTCAATAACATATATATCtaagaaaatcttaaaaatctttttcatcTGACTGAATAAATGTTCTTGCTAACGACTCACTGATGAAATTCAATGTAAAAGATTTCAAGAGTTATCTTGTTGGTGCCTGTAGGCTgcataactataataataataacactagaACTGCAGTtaggtacatttttaaaaatgtcttagaAATGATCTTAAGTAACTTGTTAACTTAAGAATTTGCTGAGAAGATTTTCATGAATCTATCCACTGCACGAAATTAAGGACTATACCATGTTAATGCATGTGGAACTTGTTTAGTAAACAAGAGAACACAATGAAGCTGACCCTTTTTAGGTTGGCATTAGCCCCCTATTTGTCATCTCATCCCCACTAAAATTATAAACAGCTATATTAACGATCAGGCCAGTGATGCTTCCTCAAGAAAGCTGAGACTATAACTATAATTGTGTCTAATCACTTCATATAGTAATACAGTTTTCAtaagtacagtaaaatactgtaaattaagTTATTTGTATCGTTGTATCTAATGGTCTCTCTGAGGGCTAAGCTGCCCTAATGTTGAAATCCTAGAACTGCCCCTCTGTTCAGATATGCATTATAACTATAATGAAGGCAGACAGCAAAACTAAAATGGTAATACTTTCATTGAAAAAgttctttaaaacatgttttcaagtacatttatacatgcaaCATTTAcagtactggtggacacccttatgcttgaacatggtgttcgttcgCACTGTGGTTTAGATCGGGGCCCCTCCagatcacgcccctccaggtgtcgctaGCATCACTAACGTGAGCgctgaagtcccccagcaggacgatagagtccccggttggagcactttccagcacccctcccaaggactccaagaaggccgggtactctacactgccattcggcccgtaggcacaaatgacagtgagagtcctccccccaacccgaagttgcagggaggcgaccctcttgtccaccgaggtaaactccaacacatggcggctaagctggggggctatgagcaagcccacaccagcccgcCGCCTCTCATTGCGgacaacaccagagtagtgaagagtccagcccctttcaaggagatgggttccagagcccaagttGCGcatggaggtgagcccgactatctctagccgttACCTATCTACCTCCcacaacaactcaggctccttcccccccagagaggtgacattccatgtccctaaaaccagattctgtgtccaggggttgggttgccgaggtccccgccttcgactgctgCCCAAACCCCTTAcagtccctcctgcaggtggtagGCCCACGGGAGGATGAGCCTGTATGGGTCCCATGGGGCAAGACCCAGCCACCAGGTGCTCGCATGCCAGCCccagccccaggcctggctccatggcggggcctcATCTGCGTCGTACCGGGCAACGTTGTGACTATTTTTATCGTCTGTAAGGGGTgggggtggaccgctctttgtctggcttgtcacctaggacctgtttgccttgggagaccctaccaggagcgtGAGGGTCTGtagggaacgtttggcagagacccctgttagagagatcttcaactccctcctccggcagaactttgaccggatcccgagggtggctggagacattgagtccaagtggactatgttctctacctctttgatCGATGCGGtggtccggagctgtggccgtaaagtggccagtgtcgtggcggcaaccttCGAACCCGGTGGTGGACActggaagtaagggatgccgtcaagctgaaggaGGAGTCCTAACGGGCCTTGTTGGCTTGTGGGACTCtcttttgcctccgaagctcagatcacaagttgctttatttatagaggaaaggacaggacaagataagtaaaagcaaatgGCAAACAAGGGTTTCAAACACATTTGTCGTATAAGTTATCACTAGCTACATatctttttgtgcgtcagaatcttcattccttCAGCTTCTCTGGCGCCTATACCAGTCCAAGATATTATATGGaggtcatgtcatgacctagaacaagaaGTGCTATAagagatggaagctgaaactgaagggtcaaagGTGCATAATGTCAAGACACAACTCCAACACCGGGGACACGgggggggggactcgaccatcaccctggctgaggtcactgaggttgttgagaagctcctcggtggcaaggcaccggGGAGGACGAGATCCTCCTGGAGTACCTCAGGtttctggatgttgtggggctgtcttggctgacacgcctctgcagcatcgcatGGACAGTGCTTCTGGACTGGCAGatcggggtggtggttcctctttttaagaagggggaccagagggtgtgctccaactatagggggatcacactcctcagcctctgGATAGAATTTCTTGGCGCAGCTGGGGGCCGGAGAGGGTCTGGTTTGATGACCACAGAATATTGTTTCTGCTTTTtgcggatgatgttgtcctgttggctgcatctagCCAAGACTTACaatgtgcgctggggcggtttgcagctgagtgtgaagcggttgggatgagaatcagcacctctaagtctgaggccatggttctcagtcggacaagggtggcttgcccccttcagattggtggggagctcctgcctcaggtagAGGAGTTTAaatatcttggggtcttgttcaagAGTGAGGGGAgaatggaacgagagatcgacagatggatcggtgcagcttctgcagtaatgcggtcacTGTACTGGTCCGtaatggtgaagaaggagctgagtcACAAGGCGAAGTTCTCGATTTTTcattcctactctcacctatggtgagctttgggtcatgactgAAATGATGAGATCCCAGATACAAGTGGCCGAAATGaatttcctccgtagggtggctgggcgctcccttagagatagggtgaggagttcagtcacttcGAGAGaagccagctgaggtggctcgggcatgtGTTCTGGATGCCTCCTGGACATctcccaatggaggtgttcTAGGCATGTCCCACCAGGAGGAGGCCCcagggaagacctaggacacgctggaggcaCTATGTCTCTCGACTGGCCTGGGAGCACCTcagtgttcccccggaagagctggaggaagtgtctggggagagggaagtctgggcgtccctgcttagactgttgccccagATAAGCAGTAgcgaatggatggatggatgaagtTTCCTTAAcgatattatttaaatatctctAATCCAGATTAATATAAatggtaaaatattattattatttttgatattttaaacaatttggtattatgtaaattatgtacaaagcaatttataattacactgagCTATTGATCCATTCCTTTCACCTTAACTGAATCTTAAACAGGTGCttataccaccaaacctgtccctaacttGTATTTCCTGTAAGTACATTTCCTGGGTTACCTCATGCATTATTTCCAATAGGGCTGTTCTGCTGTGCTCTTCTGTTTTACatacattctaaatcataaacttcttaaagacatctaatagACATCTACTTGACATCTAAATGAAGATGTCCAATAGCTGTATTGCAGATGACCAAACAACCTAAATAATACGTCTTGCAGGTGTAAATGCAGACGTCAAGAAGACGTCTTCTAGATGTACGTGTGCTACCCACATAATACAAGGACAATAATCACACCTTTAGTCTTTGAGATAACCATACTATTCACATTAACCAAAAGGAAAACATCAGAAACAAATGGAAAACTTAAACGGAAATTCAGCGAAATGCCTGTAACAAGTGCgatgtgcttaaaaaaatgttaagcaatGTTAAGCAATACCTGCCCCTGTGACTGACTCCACCTCTCACTGCTTTGTTATATAGAAGCTTTCACTTTAAAGCCAGCATCAgtctcacacaaacactcacacactacaCAAGCTTCAGAGGAACTTGAGTACGACTAGCAGGCAGCATGTCTAATATCGCCAAAACTATTTCTAGGAGGCAGGGTAGAGGAGAAGGATTGGGAACAAACAAGAAGGCAATTCCCTTCAACAAGCAGGACTACCAGACCCTGAAGCAGGAATGCCTGGCGAAAAAAACCCTGTTCTGTGACCCGACCTTCCCTGCTGAATCCAATTCTCTGGGATACAATGAACTCGGACCGCAGTCCTCTCAGACCAGAGGAGTCCAGTGGAAGAGACCTAAGGTACTGCAGTGTGCGTTTGCTTTCTTCCACACAGGTGGAGTTTAGGCATAACTACTATTaaagttatttgttttaagcaattacctaaatgcaaaaaagtaaagtaaataaataaaaagtattacaattaatataGAGGTTAATTGagtataaaatagtaatatcaatatcaaatattagtataaatacatataaaaactgTACTTTTTGAGTAGTTTTGTCAAGAATCCACTTTTTACCTAAGCAGAAATGTTGAAAaagaatgtattaaatgtaattaaatattaatcaataataatattaatatgagttcaattagttaaattaaatgttgaaacatatttaaaatgatacattttttagtgcattaattctattgtttttttatttcacttgaaatCAATTTAATCTTTAAGGTGATTTAActactaaataaaacagaaatgataaaattgaaaatgtaattgctgCCCTAAATTCTTAATGCGTGGAGATGATGTATCAGATGTCTTGTGAAGCAACATATAGTTCAGAcgtacttttttcatttttttaaatataaatttctcATATGAGCTGCCATCACACATGCCTGCTGTGTACCTTTCCTATCAATCCCATTTAATGATGACGATGGAAGACTGCTCCTTCTcctttatacataaatatgtatacattatgtatacataaataacaaATCCTAATTTAACCCCAGATTACTACCTTTTGATTGTTCTCACATTGTCCCTTTTTAAAGGAGATCTGCTCAAACCCTCAGTTCATTGTGGACGGAGCCACACGGACGGACATCTGCCAAGGAGCTTTAGGTGAGAAAAGAGCCTTTTTATCTAAAGGATAAAAGATAATCAATGGTGGATCATAACCAGGTCTTAAGTACTgcttcaaaatgtcaaaagaaaaaacaggagcaagagagaaaaaatttattgaaaagttttacatttaaactatggctttacaaaatataaagacaTACAAAAATATGGCTTTCGTGTCTTGCCTGATGGCAAAGAAAAAcatgtctttctgtctttgagcATGGCAGGATTGTTGAGCCACACAAGCTCTTGCAACACACCATTGCTGTTGAGTTTAAACTCagtaaaacagtcattttaaatttctttaaagaTGAGAGTTATGAGACAAAACATGTGAAGTGGTAGAACCAAAAAAGATCAAGGGAACACAAAGGATGGTCCAAAAGAGCGATGTTATGCACTGAGACCCTCAGTCAAGAGGGATGCTCCTGCACAACAAAGTATGCTAGCTTTAACAATTGTTCCCTCAAAAGCGCTGGAAGTCAATTTGCATAGGTTAATTATCTTAACACAGAAGCATCTCATGATATTTGATACATTAACAGGTGACTGTTGGTTGATGGCGGCTATTGCATCTTTGACTCTGGAAAATGAGTTTTTGGAACGTGTAGTTTCTCCTGGACAGAGTTTTACAGAGAACTATGCCGGCATCTTTCACTTTCAGGTATAAACATGCACTGGGTTCAAAATGTCTGAGACCACATTGAAGATCTGGGATTTGAAAAAACCTAatttaaagatgaaaagaaaagatgcaACATTTTAGGATAAACTTAAAATcatctaaataatttaataaaaattttttttctcaaattgttagttgataaataaatttaatcatCAAAGATCATATCACattagaaaaagaaatgcaaaatggATTATCACTGATGGTCTCAGACATTTGGACCTCATTTGAGCATTTATAACATCATTATTCCAATAAGAAATTCAAGGGACGCTGTCAGAATGATTGTTGTTGTTCATGTCTTTTTAGCTCTGGCAATATGGTGAATGGGTGGATGTTGTCATTGATGACCGACTGCCCACCAGAGATGGAAGACTGCTGTTTGTTCGTTCAGCTAATGGTTCGGAGTTCTGGAGTGCACTGTTGGAAAAGGCCTATGCAAAGTAAGTGTGTCCTGAATTTTGAAAGTTTTtcttatatttgaataaaatttaaactaacagaattttaaatcacattagccaatattttattcacaatttaaaTTGACATCAGGGCCCGTATTCATAGAGATTCTAAAGAATCCTCTCAGAGAGCTTAAGAACTTCTAACTAGGAGTCTTAGCATTGTTGGATGGTCTTCAGGTCAACACTGCATCACTCATCGCCATGATCCTGTCATTGACtaaatgggctcaggaataccTCCAGAAACCACTATTGGTAAACACAAGATGAAAGACACATCAAGCTTATTACCCTTCAAAATCAGAAGATGTCCAGCAGTGCCATCAGTTCAGAACTGGCAGAAAACAGTGGGACCCAGGTACAGGTCTGGAGAAATCTGACCAGACGTGGCcttcatggaagagttgcaGCCTAAAAGCCATACCTCCATACTCAAGTATGCACGAAAACATAGGAACTGGGGTGTAGAAAAATGGCAGCATGTGCTCTGGATGGATgagttaaaattttaaatatttggctGTAGCAGAAGGCGGTTTGTTTGTCGAAGGGCTGGAGAGCggtacaataatgagtgtctgcaggcaacagtgaagcacGGTGGAGGTTCCTTGAACGTTTGGGGCTGCATTTCTATAAATGGAGTACaagatttggtcaggattaatggtgttctcaatgctgagaaatacaggcagatacttaTCCACATGCAATGCCATCAGGGAGGCGTATGATTGGCCCCATATtcattctgcagcaggacaacaaCCCCAAACATACAAACAAGTCGCAACTGctagatataaagtcacaattgcgagttataaagtcagttttgcaagttataaagttttttttctcaaaattggactttataactcgcaattgcaagtttatttcttacaattttgagaaaaaaagtcaggaTTGTGActttataaagtcagaattccaagatataaagtcacaataaaatggaaaatttatcttctattgtgaataaaatactgGCTCGTTacctaaaattatttattatatattattgaaaataatatNNNNNNNNNNNNNNNNNNNNNNNNNNNNNNNNNNNNNNNNNNNNNNNNNNNNNNNNNNNNNNNNNNNNNNNNNNNNNNNNNNNNNNNNNNNNNNNNNNNNTACAGACCCCAAACGTCTGAACTGTAGTGTATATAAACCTAAAAAATCACTGAACCTCTAAAGATCTATTTGCTACCAACAGTCTTAGTCCTCTTTGAATGTTGATTACAAACGTGCAAACTGAGGTTGTGTTTTGaatgtatgctttttttaatttatttttatttttttaggtatcTTCTTGTAGAAAAGGCCCCGCAAGCATCTGTAGACAGATCTCatgttttcagcagttttttcTATAAACAACTCACACGCAGAGACAATGCTAATGAGGACAGTACAAGCACACCGTGAGTATTTGTTagacggcacacacacacacacacacacacacacacatatatatatatatatattgcNNNNNNNNNNNNNNNNNNNNNNNNNNNNNNNNNNNNNNNNNNNNNNNNNNNNNNNNNNNNNNNNNNNNNNNNNNNNNNNNNNNNNNNNNNNNNNNNNNNNcaacacacacacacacacacacacacacacacacacacacacacacatccttgATCTCTACAATGAGAATGCTGCTGGCAGGGTGAACCAGTCTTAATGGCACCATGCGGTTATCGCAGCAGTCGGAGCTCATGTGACGAGCCGTCAACCATTGAGTATTAAGGCATTCCCTACAGTCTGTGTGAACCacaaacaggtgtgtgtgtgcgtgtgtatttgAAGAGGCCGCCgttaaaagattaattaattcAGTCTGGTGCTCATGTGCTTGGCATTCCAGCAAGGAagaaagttctttttttttattgttcatttttattaattttggcCAACGAGTGAGCATTTCTGGATGGATCTTTAAGCATCTGATCTGCAGAGTTAAATGCtgcagataaacaaataaaacaaactaaattaattaaaaaaaagagaaatgaagaatgtggtttctatttttctattgtgttttcaGGACAGGCCTGTCCTTTCGTCCTGCTGGTGTTGACCGGTCAGTTGGAGGATCTTCAGGCAGCTCTGTTGGCGTCTCTCATGGACGTAATTGGCCTGCGTCATGGTCAGAGCTGTTTGAGTAACTCTCTGTCCTGGTCAGATGGACTAAATCAGCTTCATTGCCACCTACGGGGCGAACATCTTATGTCCCTGCTGGGACAAAATGTGAAGGATGCTGGACAGGACACGGCAAAGGTCAGTTTATTTGtctattcatccatctatccatctattgATTCATACATTCCTTTAATCTGCTCCATCCACCCATGATTTCATTGTTCATCCATCTGTCAAATCTTTTGTACATCTTTCCATTCTTTGGTCTGTCCCTCCATCCAGTCTTGTGTCTCTCTGCCTGTTTTTCCATCTATTTCTTTTACTGTCCATTTGTCCTTCAGGCTCTTTCGTTCTTACATCTATTCTTATGGTGGGTTCACACCGAACGcaaatttaattattcattaagtTAATACGAAGACTCGAAGAGAGATGTGATATATTCCTGTGAATCCAGACATGTCAGCATTTTGGCTTCTATAAAGCAGCAAATATAGTTATCACCATCGTGGTTGATCGTGCAATGTTTCCATTAATCTAGAGTGACTCAATGTGCATATTTCCTTTGCATTTGGTGTGAACACAATAAACGATGCTTCAATCCCATATTTGTATCGGGTCGTGGAGTGAACGGCCAAAGAAACgtcataaacaacaaaaaataatttttatttgatacaagagttatattttaaaagaaaggaaagatttttatgtttcaaaGCTGTTGACACTTCTGACAGAGTGCCtcactttctttcatcttttaaatctattttttaagtttcttaAATCTTTAATTGTTTCAGTTAAGTTAGTCGTTAGACATTGTTCATTCctttgtccatccatccatccattctttcttccatccattcttcatttctttatttttttgtttgtctatccatctattACC
This window of the Puntigrus tetrazona isolate hp1 chromosome 22, ASM1883169v1, whole genome shotgun sequence genome carries:
- the LOC122327289 gene encoding calpain-2 catalytic subunit-like — translated: MSNIAKTISRRQGRGEGLGTNKKAIPFNKQDYQTLKQECLAKKTLFCDPTFPAESNSLGYNELGPQSSQTRGVQWKRPKEICSNPQFIVDGATRTDICQGALGDCWLMAAIASLTLENEFLERVVSPGQSFTENYAGIFHFQLWQYGEWVDVVIDDRLPTRDGRLLFVRSANGSEFWSALLEKAYAK